From a single Syngnathus scovelli strain Florida chromosome 2, RoL_Ssco_1.2, whole genome shotgun sequence genomic region:
- the l3mbtl1 gene encoding lethal(3)malignant brain tumor-like protein 1 isoform X1 codes for MSAKVNMECPPKEPDCAPVAPPALPAPSPGDPILLCGVDSVAKKPRPQTHTTTALLLPAPGHQKVELAPTMAVADPSKAGMATETVKPALTAQVAGACSIVHVLEWKEGMAILPGSNLKFCVSDVGALSTLITPGTPSTTNEPAAGTSGRLINAEGSPLHKPDMSPPVVTVSSAGVEPESLLQVKPEVQMGLGQQNHDPKAQKIYKEELRREPMVDKRSVGVEKVPAGARVSSLNVDHLKPMRKRKRKECLGPSDEDSDMEGMEDKMEDLKADGRYIRGGDMKTEPWTWTQYLEETKTIAAPDKLFQETQRAPAVKNGFKQGMKLEGIDPQHPSMYFVLTVAEVCGYRLRLHFDGYSDCHDFWVNANSPDVHPAGWCESTGHKLHTPKGCKEEEFTWTNYLRMTKAQVAPKELFASPGRINTKCDFEIGMKLEAVDRMNPSLICVATITDVVDDRFLVHFDNWDDTYDYWCDATSPYIHPIGWCQERNLPLTPPQDYPDQGAFSWSHYLRETCSKAVAADSFKMRPAHNFQPQMKLETVDKRSPGLIRVATVEEVETHRIKIHYDGWSHIYDEWMDSDHPDIHPAGWCEATGHPLKPPPQDAKTQQIHGPREPPPLTQSTFPPSVPCKPISHTRTNKYNFHNRKCPTPGCDGSGHVTGRFTAHHCVSGCPLAERNQGRLKVDLSDSESKRSLFFGQRTKKTHYRGRIGRPPKYRKNQQRDYQNISSECVYPSLFVSALSGQSDRTLSLCWEQHCKLLPGVLGIPASQVAAWTVEEVFNFVHNLIGCEDQARLFKEEMIDGEAFLLLTQADIVKIMSIKLGPALKISNAILMFKSTDEALK; via the exons ATGAGTGCCAAAGTCAACATGGAGTGTCCACCCAAAGAGCCCGACTGTGCCCCCGTGGCCCCGCCAGCCTTGCCCGCACCTTCGCCAGGCGATCCCATCCTTCTCTGTGGGGTGGATAGCGTGGCCAAGAAGCCTCGGCCTCAGACGCACACCACCACTGCTTTGCTCCTACCAG CTCCGGGCCATCAAAAAGTGGAGCTGGCACCAACCATGGCAGTGGCAGACCCGAGTAAAGCAGGCATGGCAACTGAGACAGTCAAGCCCGCTTTGACAGCACAAGTGGCAGGAGCTTGTAGCATCGTCCACGTCCTGGAGTGGAAGGAAGGGATGGCCATCCTTCCTGGGAGTAACCTCAAG TTCTGTGTCAGTGATGTAGGAGCCTTAAGTACACTGATCACACCAGGGACCCCCAGCACCACCAATGAACCTGCAGCAGGGACTTCTGGTAGACTGATCAATGCAGAGGGCTCTCCACTGCACAAGCCAG ATATGTCGCCTCCTGTGGTCACAGTGAGCAGTGCAGGTGTGGAGCCAGAGAGTTTACTTCAGGTGAAACCGGAGGTCCAAATGGGACTGGGCCAGCAGAACCATGATCCCAAAGCTCAGAAGATTTACAAAGAAGAACTACGCAGAGAGCCTATGGTAGATAA GAGGAGTGTTGGAGTGGAGAAGGTCCCTGCTGGTGCAAGAGTCTCCTCTTtaaatgttgatcatctgaagccgatgaggaagaggaagagaaagGAATGTCTGGGGCCCTCTGATGAAGACTCTGACATGGAGGGGATG gaggACAAAATGGAAGATCTAAAAGCGGATGGCAGATACATCAGAG GGGGAGACATGAAGACGGAACCCTGGACGTGGACCCAGTATTTAGAGGAAACCAAAACTATCGCTGCACCCGACAAGCTTTTCCAAGAG ACTCAGAGAGCGCCTGCAGTAAAGAACGGCTTCAAACAGGGGATGAAGCTGGAGGGCATCGACCCACAGCACCCGTCTATGTATTTTGTCCTTACTGTGGCCGAG GTGTGTGGCTACCGACTCCGTCTCCATTTTGACGGCTACTCTGACTGCCACGActtttgggtgaatgccaactcGCCGGATGTGCACCCTGCAGGCTGGTGCGAGAGCACAGGACACAAACTGCACACACCTAAAG GTTGTAAAGAAGAAGAGTTTACATGGACCAACTACCTAAGAATGACAAAAGCACAAGTGGCCCCCAAAGAGCTGTTTGCCAGTCCAGGAAGG ATTAACACCAAGTGTGACTTCGAGATAGGGATGAAACTTGAGGCAGTTGATCGCATGAACCCCTCCCTCATCTGCGTAGCAACCATCACCGATGTGGTGGACGACCGCTTCCTGGTGCACTTTGACAATTGGGACGACACATACGACTACTG GTGTGATGCCACCAGTCCATACATTCATCCTATTGGTTGGTGCCAAGAGAGAAATCTGCCCTTAACACCACCCCAAG atTATCCCGACCAGGGAGCGTTTTCCTGGTCCCACTACTTACGTGAGACTTGTTCTAAGGCAGTTGCAGCTGACTCATTTAAAATG CGCCCGGCCCACAACTTCCAGCCTCAGATGAAACTGGAGACTGTGGACAAGAGGAGTCCTGGTCTCATCAGAGTGGCAACGGTGGAGGAAGTCGAGACTCACCGTATCAAG ATCCACTATGATGGATGGAGTCACATCTATGACGAGTGGATGGACTCTGATCACCCTGACATCCACCCAGCAGGCTGGTGCGAGGCCACAGGTCACCCGCTTAAACCCCCACCACAGGACGCCAAAACACAGCAGATACACG GTCCAAGGGAGCCTCCCCCTCTGACCCAGTCCACTTTCCCTCCTTCTGTTCCCTGTAAGCCCATCAGCCACACCAGAACCAACAAGTACAACTTTCACAACAG gaagtgtccaACTCCAGGTTGTGACGGTTCAGGTCACGTGACCGGTCGCTTCACAGCGCATCACTGTGTTTCGGGTTGCCCGTTAGCTGAGCGCAACCAAGGCAGGCTTAAGGTGGATCTGTCAGACTCTGAGAGTAAGAGGAGTCTCTTTTTTGGCCAGAGAACCAAGAAGACACATTATCGTGGCAG GATTGGACGTCCACCCAAATATAGGAAGAACCAGCAGAGAGACTATCAGA ACATTTCATCCGAGTGTGTCTATCCATCATTGTTTGTGTCGGCTCTGAGCGGTCAGTCAGACCGCACTCTGTCCCTGTGCTGGGAGCAACACTGTAAACTTCTACCTGGCGTCCTGGGCATTCCTGCCAGTCAGGTGGCGGCTTGGACTGTGGAGGAG GTCTTCAATTTTGTGCACAATTTAATTGGATGTGAGGATCAGGCCCGTCTCTTTAAAGAAGAG ATGATTGACGGCGAGGCCTTCTTACTACTGACTCAGGCCGACATTGTGAAGATCATgagcatcaaactcggccccgcCCTCAAGATTTCCAATGCCATCCTTATGTTCAAGAGCACGGACGAGGCTCTCAAATGA
- the l3mbtl1 gene encoding lethal(3)malignant brain tumor-like protein 1 isoform X2: MSAKVNMECPPKEPDCAPVAPPALPAPSPGDPILLCGVDSVAKKPRPQTHTTTALLLPAPGHQKVELAPTMAVADPSKAGMATETVKPALTAQVAGACSIVHVLEWKEGMAILPGSNLKFCVSDVGALSTLITPGTPSTTNEPAAGTSGRLINAEGSPLHKPDMSPPVVTVSSAGVEPESLLQVKPEVQMGLGQQNHDPKAQKIYKEELRREPMVDKRSVGVEKVPAGARVSSLNVDHLKPMRKRKRKECLGPSDEDSDMEGMEDKMEDLKADGRYIRGGDMKTEPWTWTQYLEETKTIAAPDKLFQETQRAPAVKNGFKQGMKLEGIDPQHPSMYFVLTVAEVCGYRLRLHFDGYSDCHDFWVNANSPDVHPAGWCESTGHKLHTPKGCKEEEFTWTNYLRMTKAQVAPKELFASPGRINTKCDFEIGMKLEAVDRMNPSLICVATITDVVDDRFLVHFDNWDDTYDYWCDATSPYIHPIGWCQERNLPLTPPQDYPDQGAFSWSHYLRETCSKAVAADSFKMRPAHNFQPQMKLETVDKRSPGLIRVATVEEVETHRIKIHYDGWSHIYDEWMDSDHPDIHPAGWCEATGHPLKPPPQDAKTQQIHGPREPPPLTQSTFPPSVPCKPISHTRTNKYNFHNRKCPTPGCDGSGHVTGRFTAHHCVSGCPLAERNQGRLKVDLSDSESKRSLFFGQRTKKTHYRGRIGRPPKYRKNQQRDYQIFVL, from the exons ATGAGTGCCAAAGTCAACATGGAGTGTCCACCCAAAGAGCCCGACTGTGCCCCCGTGGCCCCGCCAGCCTTGCCCGCACCTTCGCCAGGCGATCCCATCCTTCTCTGTGGGGTGGATAGCGTGGCCAAGAAGCCTCGGCCTCAGACGCACACCACCACTGCTTTGCTCCTACCAG CTCCGGGCCATCAAAAAGTGGAGCTGGCACCAACCATGGCAGTGGCAGACCCGAGTAAAGCAGGCATGGCAACTGAGACAGTCAAGCCCGCTTTGACAGCACAAGTGGCAGGAGCTTGTAGCATCGTCCACGTCCTGGAGTGGAAGGAAGGGATGGCCATCCTTCCTGGGAGTAACCTCAAG TTCTGTGTCAGTGATGTAGGAGCCTTAAGTACACTGATCACACCAGGGACCCCCAGCACCACCAATGAACCTGCAGCAGGGACTTCTGGTAGACTGATCAATGCAGAGGGCTCTCCACTGCACAAGCCAG ATATGTCGCCTCCTGTGGTCACAGTGAGCAGTGCAGGTGTGGAGCCAGAGAGTTTACTTCAGGTGAAACCGGAGGTCCAAATGGGACTGGGCCAGCAGAACCATGATCCCAAAGCTCAGAAGATTTACAAAGAAGAACTACGCAGAGAGCCTATGGTAGATAA GAGGAGTGTTGGAGTGGAGAAGGTCCCTGCTGGTGCAAGAGTCTCCTCTTtaaatgttgatcatctgaagccgatgaggaagaggaagagaaagGAATGTCTGGGGCCCTCTGATGAAGACTCTGACATGGAGGGGATG gaggACAAAATGGAAGATCTAAAAGCGGATGGCAGATACATCAGAG GGGGAGACATGAAGACGGAACCCTGGACGTGGACCCAGTATTTAGAGGAAACCAAAACTATCGCTGCACCCGACAAGCTTTTCCAAGAG ACTCAGAGAGCGCCTGCAGTAAAGAACGGCTTCAAACAGGGGATGAAGCTGGAGGGCATCGACCCACAGCACCCGTCTATGTATTTTGTCCTTACTGTGGCCGAG GTGTGTGGCTACCGACTCCGTCTCCATTTTGACGGCTACTCTGACTGCCACGActtttgggtgaatgccaactcGCCGGATGTGCACCCTGCAGGCTGGTGCGAGAGCACAGGACACAAACTGCACACACCTAAAG GTTGTAAAGAAGAAGAGTTTACATGGACCAACTACCTAAGAATGACAAAAGCACAAGTGGCCCCCAAAGAGCTGTTTGCCAGTCCAGGAAGG ATTAACACCAAGTGTGACTTCGAGATAGGGATGAAACTTGAGGCAGTTGATCGCATGAACCCCTCCCTCATCTGCGTAGCAACCATCACCGATGTGGTGGACGACCGCTTCCTGGTGCACTTTGACAATTGGGACGACACATACGACTACTG GTGTGATGCCACCAGTCCATACATTCATCCTATTGGTTGGTGCCAAGAGAGAAATCTGCCCTTAACACCACCCCAAG atTATCCCGACCAGGGAGCGTTTTCCTGGTCCCACTACTTACGTGAGACTTGTTCTAAGGCAGTTGCAGCTGACTCATTTAAAATG CGCCCGGCCCACAACTTCCAGCCTCAGATGAAACTGGAGACTGTGGACAAGAGGAGTCCTGGTCTCATCAGAGTGGCAACGGTGGAGGAAGTCGAGACTCACCGTATCAAG ATCCACTATGATGGATGGAGTCACATCTATGACGAGTGGATGGACTCTGATCACCCTGACATCCACCCAGCAGGCTGGTGCGAGGCCACAGGTCACCCGCTTAAACCCCCACCACAGGACGCCAAAACACAGCAGATACACG GTCCAAGGGAGCCTCCCCCTCTGACCCAGTCCACTTTCCCTCCTTCTGTTCCCTGTAAGCCCATCAGCCACACCAGAACCAACAAGTACAACTTTCACAACAG gaagtgtccaACTCCAGGTTGTGACGGTTCAGGTCACGTGACCGGTCGCTTCACAGCGCATCACTGTGTTTCGGGTTGCCCGTTAGCTGAGCGCAACCAAGGCAGGCTTAAGGTGGATCTGTCAGACTCTGAGAGTAAGAGGAGTCTCTTTTTTGGCCAGAGAACCAAGAAGACACATTATCGTGGCAG GATTGGACGTCCACCCAAATATAGGAAGAACCAGCAGAGAGACTATCAGA TTTTTGTTCTTTGA